In Carya illinoinensis cultivar Pawnee chromosome 9, C.illinoinensisPawnee_v1, whole genome shotgun sequence, the following are encoded in one genomic region:
- the LOC122277618 gene encoding uncharacterized protein LOC122277618 isoform X3, producing the protein MIRVAIKLCRAATSVVSLPTPRTTGRLSLSLPPPFRLLHDGINGADANPVARQMINYAISHARSQKSDESYAQGLLILEQCLSTQSSEVPDAENSRGLVFLAMSTLLSERGDFSEAIEKLQRIQDLKHSSLGIKVAAMEALVGLHLELGQDDTSTVVADKCLELVEKDVPKAGGGNPLVLSVRAKAAKGFVELIRGDLQLAETFLQGREETEGSTGSVVLSYGEFLHATQNLSLAKEIYQKVIQGVAENKDFSDLNAVAACNMSSAEVLLAATCALGQLEAHMGNFGGAEEILTRALSTAEDHFGSHHPKVGAVLTCIALMFRRKAMQERSSSLLIQEGLYRKAIELLKAPQLETDDREAKVDRRDIVALARGGYAEALCVQQNRKAEGEKMKTWAEAAWRNSRLSLAEALEISESSSKVPVIDARTCRAL; encoded by the exons ATGATTCGCGTCGCTATTAAACTCTGTAGAGCGGCTACCTCCGTCGTCTCTTTACCAACTCCCCGCACAACCGGACGTCTCTCTTTGTCATTACCACCACCGTTCAGATTACTCCACGATGGAATCAACGGCGCGGATGCGAATCCAGTTGCTCGTCAGATGATCAACTACGCCATTTCTCATGCCAGGTCCCAAAAATCAG ATGAATCCTACGCACAAGGTCTACTGATACTGGAACAGTGTCTTTCCACTCAGTCAAGTGAGGTTCCAGATGCTGAAAATTCAAGGGGATTAGTTTTTCTGGCAATGTCTACCTTATTATCTGAAAG AGGGGATTTTAGCGAGGCAATCGAAAAACTTCAGAGAATCCAAGATTTAAAGCACTCTTCTTTGGGCATTAAAG TTGCTGCAATGGAAGCTCTTGTTGGGCTTCATCTAGAGTTGGGGCAG GATGATACTTCAACGGTGGTCGCAGATAAATGCTTAGAACTGGTTGAGAAAGATGTACCCAAAGCTGGTGGTGGAAACCCCTTGGTCTTAAGTGTCCGTGCCAAAGCAGCTAAAGGGTTTGTTGAGCTTATCCGTGGTGACCTGCAATTAG CAGAGACATTTTTGCAAGGACGCGAGGAGACTGAAGGAAGTACTG GTAGTGTTGTTCTATCATATGGTGAATTCTTGCATGCCACTCAGAATCTTTCCTTGGCTAAAGAGATTTACCAAAAAGTTATTCAAGGGGTGGCTGAGAACAAAGATTTTAGTGACTTAAATGCCGTAGCAGCTTGTAATATGTCATCTGCGGAAGTATTGTTGGCAGCCACATGTGCTTTAGGACAGCTTGAGGCACACATGGG aaaCTTTGGCGGCGCAGAAGAGATATTGACAAGGGCATTGTCTACAGCAGAGGACCACTTTG GCTCTCACCACCCTAAGGTTGGGGCTGTCTTAACCTGCATAGCTCTTATGTTTAGGCGTAAGGCAATGCAGGAGCGTTCAAGTTCCCTTTTGATTCAAGAG GGACTATACAGAAAGGCAATAGAGTTGCTGAAAGCTCCACAGTTGGAGACTGATG ATCGAGAAGCAAAGGTAGATAGACGTGATATTGTGGCCCTTGCTAGAG GTGGGTATGCAGAAGCACTCTGTGTCCAACAGAACAGAAAGGCTGAAGGAGAAAAAATGAAGACTTGGGCTGAGGCTGCATGGAGGAACAGTAGGCTGTCACTGGCTGAGGCGCTAGAAATATCGGAGTCTTCTTCCAAAGTGCCAGTTATAGATGCTCGAACCTGCAGAGCCCTTtag
- the LOC122277618 gene encoding uncharacterized protein LOC122277618 isoform X1, which produces MIRVAIKLCRAATSVVSLPTPRTTGRLSLSLPPPFRLLHDGINGADANPVARQMINYAISHARSQKSDESYAQGLLILEQCLSTQSSEVPDAENSRGLVFLAMSTLLSERGDFSEAIEKLQRIQDLKHSSLGIKVAAMEALVGLHLELGQDDTSTVVADKCLELVEKDVPKAGGGNPLVLSVRAKAAKGFVELIRGDLQLAETFLQGREETEGSTGSVVLSYGEFLHATQNLSLAKEIYQKVIQGVAENKDFSDLNAVAACNMSSAEVLLAATCALGQLEAHMGNFGGAEEILTRALSTAEDHFGSHHPKVGAVLTCIALMFRRKAMQERSSSLLIQEGLYRKAIELLKAPQLETDGCPFLVDREAKVDRRDIVALARGGYAEALCVQQNRKAEGEKMKTWAEAAWRNSRLSLAEALEISESSSKVPVIDARTCRAL; this is translated from the exons ATGATTCGCGTCGCTATTAAACTCTGTAGAGCGGCTACCTCCGTCGTCTCTTTACCAACTCCCCGCACAACCGGACGTCTCTCTTTGTCATTACCACCACCGTTCAGATTACTCCACGATGGAATCAACGGCGCGGATGCGAATCCAGTTGCTCGTCAGATGATCAACTACGCCATTTCTCATGCCAGGTCCCAAAAATCAG ATGAATCCTACGCACAAGGTCTACTGATACTGGAACAGTGTCTTTCCACTCAGTCAAGTGAGGTTCCAGATGCTGAAAATTCAAGGGGATTAGTTTTTCTGGCAATGTCTACCTTATTATCTGAAAG AGGGGATTTTAGCGAGGCAATCGAAAAACTTCAGAGAATCCAAGATTTAAAGCACTCTTCTTTGGGCATTAAAG TTGCTGCAATGGAAGCTCTTGTTGGGCTTCATCTAGAGTTGGGGCAG GATGATACTTCAACGGTGGTCGCAGATAAATGCTTAGAACTGGTTGAGAAAGATGTACCCAAAGCTGGTGGTGGAAACCCCTTGGTCTTAAGTGTCCGTGCCAAAGCAGCTAAAGGGTTTGTTGAGCTTATCCGTGGTGACCTGCAATTAG CAGAGACATTTTTGCAAGGACGCGAGGAGACTGAAGGAAGTACTG GTAGTGTTGTTCTATCATATGGTGAATTCTTGCATGCCACTCAGAATCTTTCCTTGGCTAAAGAGATTTACCAAAAAGTTATTCAAGGGGTGGCTGAGAACAAAGATTTTAGTGACTTAAATGCCGTAGCAGCTTGTAATATGTCATCTGCGGAAGTATTGTTGGCAGCCACATGTGCTTTAGGACAGCTTGAGGCACACATGGG aaaCTTTGGCGGCGCAGAAGAGATATTGACAAGGGCATTGTCTACAGCAGAGGACCACTTTG GCTCTCACCACCCTAAGGTTGGGGCTGTCTTAACCTGCATAGCTCTTATGTTTAGGCGTAAGGCAATGCAGGAGCGTTCAAGTTCCCTTTTGATTCAAGAG GGACTATACAGAAAGGCAATAGAGTTGCTGAAAGCTCCACAGTTGGAGACTGATG GTTGCCCCTTTTTGGTAGATCGAGAAGCAAAGGTAGATAGACGTGATATTGTGGCCCTTGCTAGAG GTGGGTATGCAGAAGCACTCTGTGTCCAACAGAACAGAAAGGCTGAAGGAGAAAAAATGAAGACTTGGGCTGAGGCTGCATGGAGGAACAGTAGGCTGTCACTGGCTGAGGCGCTAGAAATATCGGAGTCTTCTTCCAAAGTGCCAGTTATAGATGCTCGAACCTGCAGAGCCCTTtag
- the LOC122277618 gene encoding uncharacterized protein LOC122277618 isoform X2, protein MIRVAIKLCRAATSVVSLPTPRTTGRLSLSLPPPFRLLHDGINGADANPVARQMINYAISHARSQKSDESYAQGLLILEQCLSTQSSEVPDAENSRGLVFLAMSTLLSERGDFSEAIEKLQRIQDLKHSSLGIKVAAMEALVGLHLELGQDDTSTVVADKCLELVEKDVPKAGGGNPLVLSVRAKAAKGFVELIRGDLQLETFLQGREETEGSTGSVVLSYGEFLHATQNLSLAKEIYQKVIQGVAENKDFSDLNAVAACNMSSAEVLLAATCALGQLEAHMGNFGGAEEILTRALSTAEDHFGSHHPKVGAVLTCIALMFRRKAMQERSSSLLIQEGLYRKAIELLKAPQLETDGCPFLVDREAKVDRRDIVALARGGYAEALCVQQNRKAEGEKMKTWAEAAWRNSRLSLAEALEISESSSKVPVIDARTCRAL, encoded by the exons ATGATTCGCGTCGCTATTAAACTCTGTAGAGCGGCTACCTCCGTCGTCTCTTTACCAACTCCCCGCACAACCGGACGTCTCTCTTTGTCATTACCACCACCGTTCAGATTACTCCACGATGGAATCAACGGCGCGGATGCGAATCCAGTTGCTCGTCAGATGATCAACTACGCCATTTCTCATGCCAGGTCCCAAAAATCAG ATGAATCCTACGCACAAGGTCTACTGATACTGGAACAGTGTCTTTCCACTCAGTCAAGTGAGGTTCCAGATGCTGAAAATTCAAGGGGATTAGTTTTTCTGGCAATGTCTACCTTATTATCTGAAAG AGGGGATTTTAGCGAGGCAATCGAAAAACTTCAGAGAATCCAAGATTTAAAGCACTCTTCTTTGGGCATTAAAG TTGCTGCAATGGAAGCTCTTGTTGGGCTTCATCTAGAGTTGGGGCAG GATGATACTTCAACGGTGGTCGCAGATAAATGCTTAGAACTGGTTGAGAAAGATGTACCCAAAGCTGGTGGTGGAAACCCCTTGGTCTTAAGTGTCCGTGCCAAAGCAGCTAAAGGGTTTGTTGAGCTTATCCGTGGTGACCTGCAATTAG AGACATTTTTGCAAGGACGCGAGGAGACTGAAGGAAGTACTG GTAGTGTTGTTCTATCATATGGTGAATTCTTGCATGCCACTCAGAATCTTTCCTTGGCTAAAGAGATTTACCAAAAAGTTATTCAAGGGGTGGCTGAGAACAAAGATTTTAGTGACTTAAATGCCGTAGCAGCTTGTAATATGTCATCTGCGGAAGTATTGTTGGCAGCCACATGTGCTTTAGGACAGCTTGAGGCACACATGGG aaaCTTTGGCGGCGCAGAAGAGATATTGACAAGGGCATTGTCTACAGCAGAGGACCACTTTG GCTCTCACCACCCTAAGGTTGGGGCTGTCTTAACCTGCATAGCTCTTATGTTTAGGCGTAAGGCAATGCAGGAGCGTTCAAGTTCCCTTTTGATTCAAGAG GGACTATACAGAAAGGCAATAGAGTTGCTGAAAGCTCCACAGTTGGAGACTGATG GTTGCCCCTTTTTGGTAGATCGAGAAGCAAAGGTAGATAGACGTGATATTGTGGCCCTTGCTAGAG GTGGGTATGCAGAAGCACTCTGTGTCCAACAGAACAGAAAGGCTGAAGGAGAAAAAATGAAGACTTGGGCTGAGGCTGCATGGAGGAACAGTAGGCTGTCACTGGCTGAGGCGCTAGAAATATCGGAGTCTTCTTCCAAAGTGCCAGTTATAGATGCTCGAACCTGCAGAGCCCTTtag
- the LOC122277078 gene encoding BAG family molecular chaperone regulator 5, mitochondrial-like: protein MDLAIDRPRLRMNEALMALLLRLDSVSSVDPSLRGARRKVSRRIVGLQKIVDTISEMLSSEPTNTWHRSSRPMDRTETPLIGGQRSGSTPWIEAWSSRRRCVAQGNEEEEEEEK from the coding sequence ATGGATTTAGCCATCGATCGCCCAAGGCTGAGGATGAATGAGGCGCTGATGGCTCTATTACTGAGACTTGACTCGGTATCTAGTGTTGATCCCTCGTTGAGGGGCGCGAGGAGAAAGGTGAGCCGTCGAATCGTGGGGTTGCAGAAGATAGTGGACACGATTTCAGAAATGTTGTCGTCAGAACCCACGAATACGTGGCACCGGAGCTCGCGTCCAATGGATCGCACCGAAACGCCGTTGATTGGTGGACAAAGATCCGGTTCAACGCCTTGGATCGAAGCATGGAGCAGCCGCCGCCGTTGTGTCGCACAAgggaatgaagaagaagaagaagaagaaaaataa
- the LOC122277580 gene encoding putative cyclin-D7-1, translating into MEINLLCEERWQCSPATPVHHHATKLCSFENYSCGGSFYMTKEDAEQALVIYLEKEISFIPAANYVEHLRSKNLTTARSRATQWLFRTRNRLNLSFGAAFLAVNYLDRVLSMNECNGWKEDWMVELLSVACFSVASKFSETCTLTLHEIQMEDLGHSFQSSTIQLMELALLEALGWCLGSTTAYSCTELLLWSIDSLKPQLHEECITRVTKLLVGAVSDSRFLEFRPSVVAASALCCSLDELVPSKSDAHLSSITRLLNQAQKDDLVKCHRVMEAQKYGPLHNLIHYYDCPPSPTTVLQKQPIDIYECHVDFCFLKTGSAGPNSIYHGSSTKKRKREEK; encoded by the exons ATGGAAATTAACTTGCTTTGTGAGGAGAGGTGGCAGTGCAGCCCTGCAACACCCGTTCATCATCATGCAACCAAGCTTTGCAGTTTCGAGAACTACTCATGTGGTGGTTCGTTTTATATGACCAAGGAAGACGCTGAGCAGGCCCTTGTAATATACCTTGAGAAGGAGATCAGTTTCATACCCGCAGCTAATTATGTTGAGCATCTCCGCTCGAAAAACTTGACAACTGCTAGGTCTAGAGCTACTCAATGGCTTTTCAGG ACCAGAAATCGCTTGAATCTCTCTTTTGGAGCTGCTTTCCTTGCTGTGAATTACCTTGATCGAGTCCTATctatgaatgaatgcaat GGATGGAAAGAAGATTGGATGGTTGAGTTGTTGTCGGTTGCGTGCTTTTCTGTTGCCTCCAAGTTCAGTGAAACCTGCACTCTAACCTTGCATGAAATTCAG ATGGAGGATTTGGGGCATTCATTTCAGTCAAGCACAATCCAGCTAATGGAATTGGCGCTGTTAGAGGCCCTGGGATGGTGCCTTGGCTCTACTACGGCTTATTCGTGCACAGAACTGTTGTTGTGGAGTATTGATTCCTTGAAACCTCAGCTTCATGAGGAGTGTATTACCCGAGTCACTAAGTTGCTTGTTGGAGCCGTTTCAG ATTCAAGATTTCTGGAGTTTAGGCCAAGTGTTGTTGCAGCATCTGCTCTTTGTTGCAGCCTAGACGAGTTAGTTCCATCAAAATCGGATGCTCACCTTTCCTCTATTACGAGACTCCTTAATCAAGCTCAAAAG GATGATTTGGTCAAGTGCCATAGGGTCATGGAAGCTCAGAAGTATGGTCCTCTGCACaatttaatacattattatGACTGCCCTCCAAGCCCTACAACAGTATTGCAGAAGCAGCCCATTGACATATACGAGTGCCATGTCGATTTCTGTTTCTTGAAGACGGGAAGTGCTGGTCCAAACAGCATTTATCACGGATCAAGTacgaagaaaagaaagagagaagaaaagtaG
- the LOC122277713 gene encoding glucose-induced degradation protein 4 homolog: MPVRVVEASAPSQVSGANSGQTSPPACTLLSVGQAFSGTQNVCSLQKDEAWRVNVRIQGCDLEHGYLCGTMEALNVPMADTPVVTFWEGEIVDTKNYTFFTGKWEAKPDDDIRHWTKFPSFSPLASQVAVDGGKSLDLSNHPYIFMRWKEQNFVNVGTDCGLTIAGFYYVCFSCSDGSISGFYYDPNSSPFQKLELKSTNEGRSGFSFSSYELQ, encoded by the exons ATGCCGGTGAGAGTAGTGGAGGCTTCCGCACCTTCTCAAGTTTCAG GTGCAAATTCTGGACAGACATCGCCGCCAGCATGTACGCTTTTGAGTGTTGGACAG GCCTTCTCTGGTACTCAGAATGTATGTAGTCTACAGAAAGATGAAGCGTGGAGAGTTAATGTACGAATACAGGGATGTGACCTCGAACATGGATATCTGTGTGGCACCATGGAAGCTCTCAATGTTCCTATGGCAGACACACCG GTAGTAACCTTCTGGGAAGGTGAGATTGTTGATACAAAGAATTATACTTTCTTCACTGGAAAATGGGAAGCAAA GCCAGACGATGATATAAGGCATTGGACCAAGTTTCCATCCTTTTCTCCCCTTGCG AGTCAAGTGGCGGTTGATGGTGGCAAATCTTTGGACCTGAGTAACCATCCCTATATATTTATG AGATGGAAAGAGCAGAACTTTGTGAATGTTGGGACAGACTGTGGGTTAACTATAGCTGGGTTTTACTATGTTTGTTTCTCTTGTAGTGATGGCTCCATCAGTGGCTTCTATTATGATCCTAATAGCAG CCCATTTCAGAAGCTTGAGTTAAAATCAACCAATGAGGGAAGATCAGGTTTCAGTTTTTCATCATACGAGTTGCAATAA
- the LOC122277618 gene encoding uncharacterized protein LOC122277618 isoform X4, whose protein sequence is MPDESYAQGLLILEQCLSTQSSEVPDAENSRGLVFLAMSTLLSERGDFSEAIEKLQRIQDLKHSSLGIKVAAMEALVGLHLELGQDDTSTVVADKCLELVEKDVPKAGGGNPLVLSVRAKAAKGFVELIRGDLQLAETFLQGREETEGSTGSVVLSYGEFLHATQNLSLAKEIYQKVIQGVAENKDFSDLNAVAACNMSSAEVLLAATCALGQLEAHMGNFGGAEEILTRALSTAEDHFGSHHPKVGAVLTCIALMFRRKAMQERSSSLLIQEGLYRKAIELLKAPQLETDGCPFLVDREAKVDRRDIVALARGGYAEALCVQQNRKAEGEKMKTWAEAAWRNSRLSLAEALEISESSSKVPVIDARTCRAL, encoded by the exons ATGCCAG ATGAATCCTACGCACAAGGTCTACTGATACTGGAACAGTGTCTTTCCACTCAGTCAAGTGAGGTTCCAGATGCTGAAAATTCAAGGGGATTAGTTTTTCTGGCAATGTCTACCTTATTATCTGAAAG AGGGGATTTTAGCGAGGCAATCGAAAAACTTCAGAGAATCCAAGATTTAAAGCACTCTTCTTTGGGCATTAAAG TTGCTGCAATGGAAGCTCTTGTTGGGCTTCATCTAGAGTTGGGGCAG GATGATACTTCAACGGTGGTCGCAGATAAATGCTTAGAACTGGTTGAGAAAGATGTACCCAAAGCTGGTGGTGGAAACCCCTTGGTCTTAAGTGTCCGTGCCAAAGCAGCTAAAGGGTTTGTTGAGCTTATCCGTGGTGACCTGCAATTAG CAGAGACATTTTTGCAAGGACGCGAGGAGACTGAAGGAAGTACTG GTAGTGTTGTTCTATCATATGGTGAATTCTTGCATGCCACTCAGAATCTTTCCTTGGCTAAAGAGATTTACCAAAAAGTTATTCAAGGGGTGGCTGAGAACAAAGATTTTAGTGACTTAAATGCCGTAGCAGCTTGTAATATGTCATCTGCGGAAGTATTGTTGGCAGCCACATGTGCTTTAGGACAGCTTGAGGCACACATGGG aaaCTTTGGCGGCGCAGAAGAGATATTGACAAGGGCATTGTCTACAGCAGAGGACCACTTTG GCTCTCACCACCCTAAGGTTGGGGCTGTCTTAACCTGCATAGCTCTTATGTTTAGGCGTAAGGCAATGCAGGAGCGTTCAAGTTCCCTTTTGATTCAAGAG GGACTATACAGAAAGGCAATAGAGTTGCTGAAAGCTCCACAGTTGGAGACTGATG GTTGCCCCTTTTTGGTAGATCGAGAAGCAAAGGTAGATAGACGTGATATTGTGGCCCTTGCTAGAG GTGGGTATGCAGAAGCACTCTGTGTCCAACAGAACAGAAAGGCTGAAGGAGAAAAAATGAAGACTTGGGCTGAGGCTGCATGGAGGAACAGTAGGCTGTCACTGGCTGAGGCGCTAGAAATATCGGAGTCTTCTTCCAAAGTGCCAGTTATAGATGCTCGAACCTGCAGAGCCCTTtag